The following proteins are co-located in the Vigna angularis cultivar LongXiaoDou No.4 chromosome 2, ASM1680809v1, whole genome shotgun sequence genome:
- the LOC108318690 gene encoding uncharacterized protein LOC108318690 → MTNSMAPPPPINPNLPDTAPSMPPPPDSTEPQPPPPPPRDSLKPPSQGAEVPYKIPPWSAAPCHQFYLEVLKDGSIIDKFDVCEKGAYMFGRLDLCDFVLEHPTISRFHAVIQFKRSGDAYLYDLGSTHGTFLNKNQVEKNTYVDLNVGDVIRFGRSSRMFIFQGPPDLMPPETNAKLMKEVKMREAMLDREASVRRARQEASLAEGISWGMGEDAIEEEEDDAEEVTWQSYKGQLTEKQEKTREKIIKRMEKIANMKKEINSIRVKDISQGGLTQGQQVQIARNEQRITQILEEVENLEETLNDSIRESLGARTGKMSHGKKKGAIEEEEEYVSDDDEFYDRTKKKPSHQKLGDNQSVETADTLLDKRDAITNEMNEKRELLMIEKNNMLSKSKSATQDEVDDSLDAYMSGLSSQLVHDKSVQLEKELSTLQSELDRVCYLLKIADPTGEASKKRELMAQEPKPKKSENISIVKKKPPVEAQTSTEPCAKADNRKVKKPPVETQIRETSVKSDDCIEGEKAIAATSGLDKSEPSRDKLEAENVVFAVPKPQWLGAVEDRVADDTQQSMPSLNVGDTDESNQFVDYKDRGKILGSGDSSKASAEFKIESAAGLILRKRKQVETTAANSNDTSQQLTSSTSGEKMAEDAVALLLKHNRGLYTDEEEERSEAQERRGPKRVLGPEKPSFLNNEMDYDSWIPPEGQSGDGRTSLNDRFGY, encoded by the exons ATGACGAACTCCATGGCCCCCCCTCCCCCCATAAACCCTAATTTACCAGATACCGCCCCTTCAATGCCTCCTCCTCCCGACTCAACAGAACCCCAacctccgccgccgccgcctCGCGATTCGCTCAAGCCTCCCTCTCAGGGTGCTGAGGTTCCTTACAAGATTCCCCCGTGGAGCGCTGCCCCCTGTCACCAGTTCTACCTGGAGGTTCTCAAGGACGGTTCCATCATCGACAAATTCGACGTGTGCGAGAAAGGAGCTTACATGTTCGGCCGATTGGATCTCTGCGACTTCGTGCTCGAGCACCCCACTATTTCTAGGTTTCATGCTG TTATTCAGTTTAAGAGAAGTGGTGATGCATATCTCTATGACCTTGGGAGTACTCATGGAACTTTTTTGAACAAAAATCAG GTGGAAAAGAACACATATGTTGACTTGAATGTTGGTGATGTCATTCGATTTGGCAG GTCATCTCGCATGTTCATTTTTCAAGGACCACCTGACTTGATGCCTCCT GAAACTAATGCAAAACttatgaaagaagtgaagatgCGGGAAGCAATGCTAGATAGGGAAGCTTCAGTGCGAAGAGCAAGACAGGAAGCATCCCTTGCTGAGGGTATATCTTGGGGCATGGGTGAGGATGCtattgaagaagaagag GACGATGCTGAAGAAGTAACGTGGCAGTCATACAAAGGACAACTTACAGAGAAACAGGAAAAAACCCGTGAGAAAATAATCAAAAGGATGGAAAAG ATTGCTAAtatgaagaaagaaataaattctaTACGAGTTAAAGACATTTCTCAGGGTGGATTAACTCAAGGTCAACAGGTTCAAATTGCTAGGAATGAACAGAGAATAACGCAG ATATTGGAAGAAGTCGAGAACTTGGAAGAGACATTGAATGATAGTATTAGAGAGAGCCTTGGTGCACGTACAGGAAAAATGTCTCATGGCAAGAAGAAAGGCgcaattgaagaagaagaagaatatgtTAG TGATGATGATGAATTTTATGACCGTACCAAGAAAAAGCCTTCACATCAGAAACTTGGTGACAACCAATCTGTTGAGACTGCAGATACTCTTCTTGATAAGAGAGATGCCATCACCaatgaaatgaatgaaaagAGAGAGTTGCTTATGATTGAAAAGAACAATATGTTGTCAAAGTCAAAGAGTGCTACCCAAGATGAAGTTGATGACTCACTTGATGCGTACATGTCAGGGCTGTCATCTCAACTAG TGCATGATAAAAGTGTGCAACTTGAAAAGGAATTGTCAACTCTTCAGTCTGAGCTTGATAGAGTATGCTACCTGTTGAAGATTGCTGACCCAACAGGAGAAGCTTCCAAGAAGCGGGAGTTGATGGCTCAAGAACCCAAACcaaaaaaatctgaaaatatCTCTATCGTCAAGAAGAAGCCACCTGTAGAAGCACAGACAAGCACTGAGCCTTGTGCAAAGGCAGATAACAGGAAAGTTAAGAAACCACCTGTGGAAACCCAGATTAGGGAGACCTCTGTCAAATCAGATGACTGTATAGAAGGAGAAAAAGCTATAGCTGCAACATCGGGTTTAGACAAGTCAGAACCTAGCCGTGACAAGTTGGAGGCTGAGAATGTTGTATTTGCTGTACCAAAGCCCCAATGGCTTGGAGCTGTAGAGGATAGAGTTGCAGATGATACCCAACAGTCGATGCCCTCACTGAACGTGGGTGACACTGACGAGTCCAATCAGTTTGTGGACTACAAGGACAGGGGCAAAATTTTGGGCAGTGGTGATAGTTCAAAGGCTTCAGCGGAATTTAAAATTGAGTCTGCTGCTGGTCTAATTTTAAGGAAACGGAAGCAAGTTGAGACAACCGCGGCAAATAGTAATGACACCTCTCAACAACTGACATCTTCCACGTCAGGGGAAAAAATGGCTGAGGATGCTGTGGCACTACTATTGAAGCACAATAGGGGGCTGTATACTGATGAGGAGGAGGAAAGAAGTGAAGCCCAAGAAAGGAGGGGCCCTAAACGAGTGCTTGGGCCTGAGAAACCGTCCTTCTTGAATAATGAGATGGATTATGACTCGTGGATTCCACCTGAAG GACAATCAGGTGATGGACGTACTTCCTTGAATGATAGATTTGGCTACTAA